From Cellulomonas dongxiuzhuiae, the proteins below share one genomic window:
- a CDS encoding ATP-dependent helicase, with translation MTTAPTTRLVAAPLVERAALGAAARPRLDDRQREVVERVAAGTDHALLVTGAPGTGRTTVALEAAAAAVAAGLAPDDVLVLAASRRAAADLRDRLAVRLGRTAGRPLVQTAAAVAFAVLRARAGALGEPTPVLVSGPEQDLALAELLAGHASGEVPGPAWPPGVPEAALGTRAFRDELRDLLMRAAERGLAPTDLAALGRREQRPAWTAAARVYEEYLDVMALATATPDAGERLDPAVVVDAAVAALRGWDDEVPGVPCPRRRLVVVDDHQESTAATARLLRAFADGGARLLLLGDPDVAVQTFRGAQPSLVARATAAGPGEHAAEHVVLRTVWRQSAPLRDVTARITERVAASGTVAHRRAVVPQDRAQGPAPRVAVLPSAAQEAAWVAHRLRRAHLQGGVPWDEMAVLARSGGRVTAVRRALAQAGVPVRVVGSDVPLRDEPAVRPLLDAVRVALQPDALDAEVAARLACSPLGGLDAVGLRRVRRALRAEELAGGGGRSSDVLLVEALAAPDRAATLEPHVGRPVQRLAQLLQAGRDAAALPGADVQAVLWAVWDRAGLAEPWRRAALAGGSGGERADRDLDAVLALFRAAETFVERMPQATPRAFVDWVMAQDLPADSLAAASRAAGVSVLTPAGAAGGSWEVVAVVGVQEGVWPDLRLRDSLLGAQTLVDVLAGRATAGGPGEEHARAARGAVLADELRTFALACSRARTHLMVTAVDDQDATPSPFLDLVQPGSDDDGPDPRRTSAPAPLDLRGLVARLRAALERAAAQGGTDTAAARTLARLAAHGVPGADPASWFGLPESSSDEPLWPADAKVPVSPSRLETAQRCTLRWALEAAGGTPASSAQQSLGTLVHAIAQEHPTADLPALRAELDRRWHELGLGEGWPAVSARRKADAMVARLAAYLRDAGEPVLVEAPFTLETDRAVVRGSVDRIERAVAEGDGAPGAVEVVDLKTGTRVPTLAQAAEHAQLGAYQLAVDAGAVPGLEPGTHSVAARLVHLAQGSGGPTQRRQDALGPQDGGPSWARALVDDVADRMAASSFEARANDLCDRCSVRRACPLRGEGGQVVA, from the coding sequence GTGACGACGGCACCGACGACCAGGCTCGTGGCGGCGCCCCTCGTCGAGCGCGCGGCGCTCGGCGCGGCGGCCCGGCCCCGGCTGGACGATCGGCAGCGCGAGGTCGTCGAGCGCGTCGCCGCCGGTACCGACCACGCGCTGCTCGTCACCGGGGCACCCGGCACGGGCCGCACGACCGTCGCCCTCGAGGCCGCGGCCGCGGCCGTGGCAGCGGGGCTCGCGCCCGACGACGTGCTGGTGCTGGCGGCGAGCCGCCGTGCGGCGGCCGACCTGCGCGACCGCCTCGCGGTGCGTCTGGGGCGCACGGCGGGCCGGCCGCTCGTGCAGACGGCGGCTGCCGTCGCGTTCGCGGTGCTCCGCGCGCGTGCGGGCGCGCTCGGCGAGCCGACGCCGGTGCTGGTGTCGGGGCCCGAGCAGGACCTGGCGCTGGCCGAGCTGCTGGCCGGGCACGCGTCGGGGGAGGTCCCCGGGCCCGCGTGGCCGCCCGGCGTCCCGGAGGCGGCGCTGGGGACCCGCGCGTTCCGGGACGAGCTGCGCGACCTGCTGATGCGGGCGGCCGAGCGCGGTCTGGCGCCGACGGACCTGGCGGCGCTCGGGCGGCGCGAGCAGCGTCCCGCGTGGACCGCGGCGGCCCGCGTGTACGAGGAGTACCTGGACGTGATGGCGCTCGCGACGGCCACGCCCGACGCGGGCGAGCGCCTCGACCCCGCGGTCGTGGTGGACGCGGCCGTCGCCGCGCTGCGCGGCTGGGACGACGAGGTGCCGGGCGTGCCGTGCCCGCGGCGGCGGCTCGTCGTCGTCGACGACCACCAGGAGAGCACCGCGGCCACCGCGCGGCTGCTGCGGGCCTTCGCCGACGGCGGCGCGCGGCTCCTGCTGCTCGGGGACCCCGACGTGGCGGTGCAGACGTTCCGCGGCGCGCAGCCGTCGCTCGTCGCGCGGGCGACCGCGGCGGGCCCGGGCGAGCACGCGGCCGAGCACGTGGTCCTGCGGACGGTGTGGCGGCAGAGCGCTCCGCTGCGCGACGTCACCGCGCGCATCACCGAGCGCGTCGCCGCGTCGGGCACGGTCGCGCACCGCCGGGCGGTCGTCCCGCAGGACCGCGCGCAGGGCCCCGCGCCCCGCGTCGCAGTGCTGCCCAGCGCGGCGCAGGAGGCCGCCTGGGTCGCGCACCGCCTGCGCCGCGCGCACCTGCAGGGCGGTGTCCCGTGGGACGAGATGGCCGTGCTCGCGCGCTCGGGGGGCCGCGTGACGGCGGTCCGGCGCGCCCTCGCGCAGGCCGGTGTCCCCGTCCGCGTCGTCGGGAGCGACGTGCCGCTGCGCGACGAGCCGGCCGTGCGGCCGCTGCTCGACGCGGTGCGCGTCGCGCTGCAGCCCGATGCCCTGGACGCCGAGGTCGCGGCCCGGCTCGCGTGCTCGCCCCTGGGGGGCCTGGACGCCGTGGGCCTGCGCCGCGTGCGCCGCGCGCTCCGGGCCGAGGAGCTCGCGGGCGGCGGGGGCCGGTCGAGCGACGTGCTCCTCGTCGAGGCGCTCGCGGCGCCCGACCGTGCCGCGACGCTCGAGCCGCACGTGGGGCGGCCGGTGCAGCGTCTGGCGCAGCTGCTGCAGGCGGGGCGCGACGCGGCCGCGCTGCCCGGCGCGGACGTGCAGGCGGTCCTGTGGGCGGTGTGGGACCGCGCGGGACTCGCCGAGCCGTGGCGGCGTGCGGCCCTCGCCGGCGGCTCCGGCGGCGAGCGTGCCGACCGTGACCTCGACGCGGTCCTCGCGCTGTTCCGTGCAGCGGAGACCTTCGTCGAGCGCATGCCGCAGGCGACGCCGCGCGCGTTCGTCGACTGGGTGATGGCGCAGGACCTGCCCGCGGACTCGCTGGCAGCGGCGTCGCGCGCGGCGGGCGTCAGCGTGCTCACCCCGGCCGGTGCCGCCGGCGGGTCGTGGGAGGTCGTCGCGGTGGTCGGCGTCCAGGAGGGCGTGTGGCCCGACCTGCGGCTGCGCGACTCGCTGCTCGGTGCGCAGACGCTGGTCGACGTCCTGGCCGGTCGCGCGACGGCCGGCGGCCCGGGCGAGGAGCACGCGCGGGCCGCGCGCGGTGCGGTGCTGGCCGACGAGCTGCGCACCTTCGCGCTGGCGTGCTCGCGTGCGCGCACGCACCTGATGGTGACGGCGGTCGACGACCAGGACGCGACGCCGTCGCCGTTCCTCGACCTCGTGCAGCCCGGCTCCGACGACGACGGGCCGGACCCCCGGCGGACCAGCGCGCCCGCACCGCTCGACCTGCGTGGGCTCGTCGCCCGGCTGCGGGCGGCGCTCGAGCGCGCGGCGGCGCAGGGCGGGACCGACACGGCCGCGGCGCGGACGCTCGCGCGTCTCGCCGCCCACGGCGTCCCCGGCGCGGACCCCGCGTCCTGGTTCGGCCTCCCCGAGTCGTCGAGCGACGAGCCGCTGTGGCCGGCGGACGCGAAGGTGCCGGTGTCGCCCTCGCGTCTGGAGACGGCGCAGCGCTGCACGCTGCGGTGGGCGCTCGAGGCGGCGGGGGGCACTCCCGCGTCCTCCGCCCAGCAGTCCCTCGGGACGCTCGTGCACGCCATCGCGCAGGAGCACCCGACGGCGGACCTGCCGGCACTGCGCGCCGAGCTCGACCGTCGCTGGCACGAGCTCGGGCTGGGGGAGGGCTGGCCCGCGGTCTCGGCACGGCGCAAGGCCGACGCCATGGTCGCGCGGCTGGCCGCCTACCTGCGCGACGCCGGCGAGCCGGTGCTCGTGGAGGCGCCCTTCACGCTCGAGACGGACCGTGCCGTCGTGCGGGGGTCGGTCGACCGCATCGAGCGCGCGGTCGCCGAGGGCGACGGCGCACCCGGCGCCGTGGAGGTCGTCGACCTCAAGACCGGCACCCGCGTGCCCACCCTGGCGCAGGCCGCGGAGCACGCCCAGCTCGGCGCCTACCAGCTGGCGGTCGACGCGGGCGCCGTCCCGGGGCTCGAGCCGGGGACGCACAGCGTCGCCGCGCGGCTCGTCCACCTCGCGCAGGGCTCCGGCGGGCCCACGCAGCGCCGGCAGGACGCGCTGGGTCCGCAGGACGGGGGTCCGAGCTGGGCGCGCGCGCTCGTCGACGACGTCGCCGACCGCATGGCGGCCTCGAGCTTCGAGGCGCGCGCGAACGACCTGTGCGACCGCTGCTCCGTGCGCCGCGCGTGCCCGCTGCGCGGCGAGGGCGGACAGGTGGTCGCGTGA
- a CDS encoding TetR/AcrR family transcriptional regulator, giving the protein MTDPQDASGSRARGRRMARAERRSQLLTIALDLFATEGFHHVSMDDIAERAQVSKPVLYRHFPSKLDLYLAVVDQQGADLLAAVERAVAPLEAGPVARGEGRTVVAAVVEAYLAFVQVAGESSTLLFESDVTRDTQVRGRVEHAAAEVTRRIAEVLSGVTGRGRADADVLAAALVATAQGAATYWLRHGGGQGIERVVELVTDLQWRGLAGLVRPDYPYGDA; this is encoded by the coding sequence ATGACCGACCCCCAGGACGCCTCCGGCAGCCGTGCCCGCGGGCGGCGGATGGCGCGGGCCGAGCGCAGGTCGCAGCTCCTGACGATCGCGCTCGACCTGTTCGCCACCGAGGGGTTCCACCACGTCTCGATGGACGACATCGCCGAACGGGCCCAGGTCAGCAAGCCCGTGCTGTACCGGCACTTCCCGTCGAAGCTCGACCTCTACCTCGCCGTCGTCGACCAGCAGGGCGCGGACCTCCTCGCGGCCGTCGAGCGTGCTGTCGCCCCGCTCGAGGCCGGGCCGGTCGCGCGGGGCGAGGGCCGCACGGTCGTGGCCGCCGTGGTCGAGGCGTACCTCGCGTTCGTGCAGGTGGCGGGCGAGTCCTCGACGCTCCTGTTCGAGTCCGACGTCACCCGAGACACGCAGGTCCGTGGCCGCGTCGAGCACGCGGCGGCCGAGGTGACCCGGCGCATCGCCGAGGTGCTCAGCGGTGTCACCGGACGGGGTCGCGCCGACGCCGACGTCCTGGCCGCGGCGCTGGTCGCCACCGCGCAGGGTGCCGCGACGTACTGGCTGCGGCACGGCGGCGGCCAGGGCATCGAGCGCGTGGTCGAGCTGGTGACCGACCTGCAGTGGCGGGGCCTCGCCGGCCTGGTGCGACCCGACTACCCGTACGGGGACGCCTAG
- a CDS encoding DUF3107 domain-containing protein produces MEITIGVQHHSRELTLESDQSADEIVAAVQATLDGKAATLDLTDVRGRRVIVPAAVLGFVEIGAEIKGRVGFGQV; encoded by the coding sequence GTGGAGATCACGATCGGCGTGCAGCACCACTCGCGCGAGCTGACGCTCGAGTCCGACCAGTCGGCGGACGAGATCGTCGCCGCCGTGCAGGCGACGCTCGACGGCAAGGCGGCGACGCTCGACCTGACCGACGTCCGCGGACGTCGCGTCATCGTGCCCGCCGCCGTCCTCGGCTTCGTCGAGATCGGCGCCGAGATCAAGGGGCGCGTGGGCTTCGGCCAGGTGTGA
- a CDS encoding ferritin-like fold-containing protein: MTTSAGNARPLRPEQEGADGRSANRAGKDVEAVRALEVADAVEVLGLVASLEHQAFARLADDSRQAPRLEQSLALSRLAARCTERRDRVLARIEELGGDAAAALGRFDGVLTDFDTRTPSSTWAERLLKAYVGYGVADDFCRLVARGLDDESARLVADVLDDVSRSELAVRELDQACAGDAVLSSRLALWGRRLVGEALGVVQRVAQRPEVARVLDRAGAAEATSGAPATGARAAQTPATVFNELTAEHTRRMSRLRLTA, encoded by the coding sequence ATGACGACCAGCGCAGGCAACGCCCGACCCCTGCGTCCCGAGCAGGAGGGCGCCGACGGCCGGTCCGCGAACCGTGCCGGCAAGGACGTCGAGGCCGTGCGTGCGCTCGAGGTCGCCGACGCCGTCGAGGTCCTCGGCCTCGTCGCCAGCCTCGAGCACCAGGCCTTCGCACGCCTCGCCGACGACAGCCGCCAGGCGCCGCGGCTCGAGCAGTCGCTGGCGCTCAGCCGCCTGGCCGCGCGCTGCACCGAGCGGCGCGACCGGGTCCTCGCGCGCATCGAGGAGCTGGGTGGGGACGCCGCGGCGGCGTTGGGCAGGTTCGACGGGGTGCTCACGGACTTCGACACGCGCACGCCCTCCAGCACGTGGGCGGAGCGGCTGCTCAAGGCCTACGTGGGCTACGGCGTGGCGGACGACTTCTGCCGGCTCGTGGCCCGGGGCCTCGACGACGAGTCGGCGCGGCTGGTGGCGGACGTCCTCGACGACGTGTCGCGCAGCGAGCTCGCCGTGCGCGAGCTCGACCAGGCGTGCGCGGGCGACGCCGTCCTGTCGTCGCGGCTCGCGCTGTGGGGCCGGCGCCTGGTCGGCGAGGCGCTGGGGGTCGTGCAGCGCGTCGCGCAGCGTCCCGAGGTCGCACGCGTGCTCGACCGTGCCGGTGCCGCGGAGGCGACGTCCGGCGCACCGGCGACGGGTGCCCGTGCGGCGCAGACGCCCGCCACGGTCTTCAACGAGCTGACCGCCGAGCACACGCGCCGCATGTCACGGCTGCGCCTGACGGCCTGA
- a CDS encoding DEAD/DEAH box helicase, translated as MTTDQTVDQQPRTDAAVDPAVPEFRTAADAVPTESPTGSRRATSVQAVDASFADFDVRPEIVAALAAAGITQPFPIQAMTLPVALAGHDIIGQAKTGTGKTLGFGVPLLHRVIAPGEPGYEQLAAPGEPQALVVVPTRELAVQVAGDLAMASTGRKVRIVQVYGGRAYEPQVEALKRGADVVVGTPGRMIDLLNQRHLRLNHATEVVLDEADEMLDLGFLPDVEKLLAATPANRHTMLFSATMPGAVVAMARRYMSQPTHIRASAPDDEGQTVKNIKQVAYRAHALDKVELLARILQARGRGLTIVFARTKRTAAKVADDLVDRGFAAGAIHGDLGQGAREQALRAFRHGKVDVLVATDVAARGIDVEDVTHVINYQCPEDEKTYLHRTGRTGRAGNKGTAVTFVDWDDLPRWGLIDKALGLGIPAPVETYSSSPHVYTDLDVPEGTTGRLPKSQQTRAGLGAEVLEDLGETGKRGGGTRPARADERPAGRRDGARDGARDGSRTAARTAGATDGAPRAASVVDAGPREGDAGEGTGEGRRRRRGGRGRTGGDGAPRTEQAPAQAVGQGSEPRTERPTHDAAPAGAAAAPADGESAGAPRRRRRRRSRDGAAGAPADAGIASDA; from the coding sequence GTGACCACCGACCAGACAGTCGACCAGCAGCCGCGCACCGACGCTGCCGTCGACCCCGCCGTCCCCGAGTTCCGCACCGCGGCCGACGCGGTCCCGACCGAGTCGCCGACCGGGTCGCGCCGCGCCACGTCCGTGCAGGCCGTCGACGCCTCGTTCGCGGACTTCGACGTCCGGCCCGAGATCGTGGCGGCGCTCGCCGCCGCCGGGATCACGCAGCCGTTCCCGATCCAGGCCATGACCCTGCCGGTCGCGCTGGCTGGCCACGACATCATCGGCCAGGCCAAGACGGGCACCGGCAAGACGCTCGGCTTCGGCGTCCCGCTGCTGCACCGCGTCATCGCGCCGGGCGAGCCGGGCTACGAGCAGCTCGCGGCGCCCGGTGAGCCGCAGGCGCTCGTGGTCGTGCCGACGCGTGAGCTCGCCGTGCAGGTCGCTGGCGACCTCGCCATGGCGTCGACCGGCCGCAAGGTCCGCATCGTCCAGGTCTACGGCGGACGCGCGTACGAGCCTCAGGTCGAGGCGCTCAAGCGGGGCGCCGACGTCGTCGTGGGCACCCCGGGCCGCATGATCGACCTGCTCAACCAGCGTCACCTGCGCCTCAACCACGCGACCGAGGTCGTGCTCGACGAGGCCGACGAGATGCTCGACCTCGGGTTCCTCCCCGACGTCGAGAAGCTGCTCGCGGCGACCCCGGCCAACCGCCACACGATGCTCTTCTCGGCGACCATGCCGGGCGCCGTCGTCGCGATGGCGCGCCGGTACATGTCGCAGCCCACGCACATCCGCGCGTCGGCGCCGGACGACGAGGGCCAGACGGTCAAGAACATCAAGCAGGTCGCGTACCGCGCGCACGCGCTGGACAAGGTCGAGCTGCTCGCGCGCATCCTGCAGGCGCGGGGTCGCGGGCTGACCATCGTCTTCGCGCGCACCAAGCGCACGGCCGCCAAGGTCGCGGACGACCTGGTCGACCGCGGCTTCGCCGCCGGGGCCATCCACGGCGACCTCGGCCAGGGCGCGCGGGAGCAGGCGCTGCGCGCCTTCCGGCACGGCAAGGTCGACGTGCTCGTGGCCACCGACGTCGCCGCGCGCGGCATCGACGTCGAGGACGTCACGCACGTCATCAACTACCAGTGCCCCGAGGACGAGAAGACCTACCTGCACCGCACGGGCCGCACCGGGCGGGCCGGCAACAAGGGCACCGCGGTGACGTTCGTCGACTGGGACGACCTGCCGCGCTGGGGCCTGATCGACAAGGCGCTCGGCCTGGGCATCCCGGCCCCCGTCGAGACCTACTCGTCGTCGCCGCACGTCTACACGGACCTCGACGTCCCCGAGGGCACCACGGGCCGGCTGCCGAAGTCGCAGCAGACCCGCGCGGGCCTGGGTGCCGAGGTCCTCGAGGATCTCGGCGAGACCGGCAAGCGCGGCGGCGGCACGCGTCCCGCGCGCGCCGACGAGCGCCCCGCGGGACGTCGGGACGGCGCCCGCGACGGTGCGCGCGACGGCTCCCGCACGGCCGCCCGGACCGCGGGTGCCACCGACGGAGCGCCGCGGGCCGCGAGCGTCGTCGACGCCGGCCCGCGCGAGGGCGACGCCGGCGAGGGCACGGGCGAGGGCCGCCGTCGCCGTCGTGGCGGCCGCGGCCGCACGGGTGGTGACGGTGCGCCGCGCACCGAGCAGGCTCCCGCGCAGGCGGTCGGACAGGGCAGCGAGCCCCGCACCGAGCGACCCACGCATGACGCAGCACCGGCCGGAGCTGCCGCCGCACCCGCCGACGGCGAGTCCGCGGGCGCACCCCGCCGCCGTCGTCGTCGTCGCTCGCGCGACGGTGCTGCCGGCGCACCGGCGGACGCCGGCATCGCGTCGGACGCCTGA
- a CDS encoding MarC family protein, translated as MNGVLDVQLFLSVFVTLFVIMDPPGTVPLFLALTGSMTRQQRARAARQAILVAFGVIVGFALFGQSLLNYLHVSVQALQGAGGLLLLLVAMELLTGKMDSNEGYEGTQGNVALVPLGTPLLAGPGAIVATMVYVQQSTESSDWVALALGILLVHLCLWLSMRFAGAIHRVLKDSGTMLVSRIAGLLLAAIAVQLLADAVLAFARQI; from the coding sequence GTGAACGGCGTCCTGGACGTGCAGCTGTTCCTCTCGGTGTTCGTGACGCTGTTCGTGATCATGGACCCGCCGGGGACGGTGCCGCTGTTCCTCGCGCTCACCGGGTCGATGACCCGCCAGCAGCGGGCGCGCGCGGCCCGGCAGGCGATCCTCGTCGCGTTCGGCGTGATCGTCGGCTTCGCGCTGTTCGGCCAGTCGCTGCTCAACTACCTGCACGTGTCGGTCCAGGCCCTGCAGGGCGCGGGCGGGCTGCTGCTCCTGCTCGTCGCGATGGAGCTCCTCACCGGCAAGATGGACAGCAACGAGGGCTATGAGGGCACGCAGGGCAACGTCGCACTCGTGCCGCTCGGCACGCCGCTGCTCGCGGGGCCCGGAGCGATCGTCGCGACCATGGTCTACGTCCAGCAGTCCACCGAGTCGTCCGACTGGGTGGCCCTCGCGCTCGGCATCCTGCTGGTGCACCTGTGCCTGTGGCTGTCCATGAGGTTCGCCGGGGCGATCCACCGCGTGCTCAAGGACTCCGGGACGATGCTCGTCAGCCGCATCGCCGGTCTCCTGCTCGCCGCGATCGCGGTCCAGCTGCTCGCCGACGCCGTGCTCGCGTTCGCGCGCCAGATCTGA
- a CDS encoding PHP domain-containing protein, which yields MRIDLHTHSRASDGTQTPAELVTAARDAGLDVVALTDHDTTAGWDEAAATAREVGIALVRGTEVSARARGVSVHLLSYLQDPARPELADELERARESRVHRARHIVERLARDVPITWQDVLEQARDAVVVGRPHIADALVARGVVPDRDAAFAHLLASDGPYHVDHYAPEAPLAVAAIRASGGVPVFAHPAADARGRTVPDRVFDELAEAGLAGLEVFHRDHSPAQRERLLAIADRLDLLVTGSSDYHGTGKVNVLGENLTAPHVLDEIVRQGTTEVVGP from the coding sequence GTGCGCATCGACCTCCACACGCACTCGCGCGCGTCGGACGGCACGCAGACCCCGGCCGAGCTCGTCACGGCCGCGCGCGACGCCGGCCTCGACGTCGTCGCGCTGACCGACCACGACACCACGGCCGGGTGGGACGAGGCGGCGGCGACCGCGCGCGAGGTCGGCATCGCGCTCGTGCGCGGCACCGAGGTCTCCGCCCGTGCCCGCGGCGTCAGCGTCCACCTGCTGAGTTACCTCCAGGACCCCGCACGGCCCGAGCTCGCGGACGAGCTCGAGCGCGCGCGCGAGTCCCGGGTGCACCGTGCGCGGCACATCGTCGAGCGGCTCGCGCGCGATGTGCCGATCACGTGGCAGGACGTGCTCGAGCAGGCGCGCGACGCCGTGGTCGTCGGACGCCCGCACATCGCCGACGCACTCGTGGCGCGGGGCGTGGTCCCGGACCGGGACGCGGCCTTCGCCCACCTGCTCGCCTCCGACGGCCCGTACCACGTCGACCACTACGCGCCCGAGGCGCCTCTCGCGGTGGCGGCGATCCGTGCGTCCGGAGGCGTGCCCGTGTTCGCGCACCCGGCGGCCGACGCCCGCGGCAGGACCGTCCCGGACCGCGTCTTCGACGAGCTCGCGGAGGCCGGCCTGGCCGGCCTGGAGGTGTTCCACCGGGACCACTCGCCGGCGCAGCGCGAGCGTCTGCTGGCCATAGCGGACCGCCTCGACCTGCTGGTCACGGGCTCGAGCGACTACCACGGCACCGGCAAGGTCAACGTCCTGGGGGAGAACCTGACCGCCCCGCACGTGCTCGACGAGATCGTCCGGCAGGGGACGACGGAGGTGGTGGGGCCGTGA
- a CDS encoding aminopeptidase P family protein: MSTDERPENLTPETVTPAVAEADEQPLDERGANRSRRPQSRRFVEFVTSGWAERPASTAVRAPAADRAAERRSALSAQFPGTRLVVPAGSFKVRSNDTDFRFRPHAAFAHLTGLGTEQEPDAVLVLHPVADGTGDDGSAHHAVLYMNPLAGRDTPEFFSDARYGEFWVGARPTLDEIATTTGIETAHVEGLRDALAKDVGQDGVQVLVVPGADEAVEEVVAQIRRQEESGEADAHLAEALSELRLLKDAYEVEQMRLAVDATIDGFEKVVRALPRAVAHRRGERVLEGTFLGHAREEGNDVGYTTIAAAGDHATTLHWTDNDGQVRAGELVLLDAGVEVDSLYTADVTRTLPVDGVFSDVQRRVYQAVLDAADAGFAAAVPGARFRDVHDAAMRVLAARLEAWGLLPVTAEESLEPDNQHHRRWMVHGTSHHLGLDVHDCAEARAELYLDGVLQPGMVFTIEPGLYFKSDDLLVPAEYRGIGVRIEDDVLITADGNENLSAALPREPDAVEAWMAALRDG, translated from the coding sequence GTGAGCACCGACGAGCGACCCGAGAATCTCACCCCCGAGACCGTCACCCCGGCCGTGGCCGAGGCTGACGAGCAGCCGCTGGACGAGCGTGGCGCGAACCGGTCGCGACGTCCGCAGTCGCGCCGGTTCGTGGAGTTCGTGACCTCCGGCTGGGCCGAGCGCCCGGCGTCGACGGCCGTGCGGGCGCCCGCGGCGGACCGCGCCGCCGAGCGGCGCAGCGCCCTGTCCGCCCAGTTCCCCGGCACGCGCCTCGTCGTGCCCGCCGGTTCCTTCAAGGTCCGCTCCAACGACACGGACTTCCGGTTCCGGCCCCACGCCGCGTTCGCGCATCTCACGGGTCTCGGCACGGAGCAGGAGCCCGACGCGGTCCTCGTGCTGCACCCCGTCGCGGACGGCACGGGCGACGACGGCAGCGCGCACCACGCCGTGCTGTACATGAACCCGCTCGCGGGCCGCGACACCCCGGAGTTCTTCTCCGACGCGCGGTACGGCGAGTTCTGGGTCGGCGCCCGGCCCACGCTCGACGAGATCGCCACGACGACGGGCATCGAGACCGCGCACGTCGAGGGCCTGCGGGACGCGCTGGCCAAGGACGTCGGCCAGGACGGCGTGCAGGTGCTGGTGGTGCCCGGCGCCGACGAGGCGGTCGAGGAGGTCGTGGCCCAGATCCGCCGGCAGGAGGAGTCGGGCGAGGCGGACGCGCACCTCGCAGAGGCGCTGTCGGAGCTGCGCCTGCTGAAGGACGCCTACGAGGTCGAGCAGATGCGCCTGGCCGTGGACGCGACGATCGACGGGTTCGAGAAGGTCGTGCGCGCCCTGCCCCGCGCGGTCGCGCACCGCCGGGGCGAGCGCGTCCTCGAGGGCACGTTCCTGGGTCACGCGCGCGAGGAGGGCAACGACGTCGGTTACACGACCATCGCGGCCGCGGGCGACCACGCGACGACGCTGCACTGGACGGACAACGACGGGCAGGTGCGGGCGGGCGAGCTCGTGCTCCTCGACGCGGGCGTCGAGGTCGACTCGCTGTACACGGCCGACGTGACGCGGACGCTGCCCGTGGACGGCGTGTTCAGCGACGTCCAGCGCCGCGTCTACCAGGCCGTCCTCGACGCCGCCGACGCGGGCTTCGCCGCGGCGGTCCCCGGCGCGCGGTTCCGCGACGTCCACGACGCCGCCATGCGCGTCCTCGCCGCCCGGCTCGAGGCGTGGGGTCTGCTGCCCGTCACGGCCGAGGAGTCGCTCGAGCCCGACAACCAGCACCACCGCCGCTGGATGGTGCACGGCACGTCGCACCACCTGGGCCTGGACGTCCACGACTGCGCGGAGGCCCGCGCCGAGCTCTACCTCGACGGGGTGCTGCAGCCCGGCATGGTGTTCACGATCGAGCCGGGCCTCTACTTCAAGTCGGACGACCTCCTGGTGCCGGCCGAGTACCGGGGCATCGGCGTCCGCATCGAGGACGACGTGCTGATCACCGCCGACGGCAACGAGAACCTCTCGGCGGCACTGCCGCGCGAGCCCGACGCGGTCGAGGCGTGGATGGCCGCGCTGCGCGATGGCTGA
- a CDS encoding general stress protein: MSFTQSERIPTTPTLPTGETVATYGTYLQAQKAVELLAAKEFPVRAVTIVGTDLRMVERVLRRLSYPSAALGGFLSGAWFGLFVGLILTLFSSGGGGGVMLPAVLFGGAFGLLFSVIGYSLTRGRRDFASSSQIVATSYSVLCPAEHANKARHLLAETGGVVSGWPEPPRPPVPGPVSTPESPTVPPAAAPTAPPTVPPPAPPTQPPAPPTT, translated from the coding sequence ATGTCGTTCACGCAGTCCGAGCGGATCCCGACGACCCCGACGCTGCCGACGGGGGAGACGGTGGCGACCTACGGGACCTATCTCCAGGCGCAGAAGGCCGTGGAGCTGCTCGCCGCCAAGGAGTTCCCCGTGCGGGCCGTGACGATCGTGGGGACGGACCTGCGGATGGTCGAGCGCGTGCTGCGCCGGTTGTCGTACCCGAGCGCCGCTCTCGGCGGGTTCCTTTCCGGTGCGTGGTTCGGCCTCTTCGTGGGCCTGATCCTCACCCTGTTCTCCTCGGGCGGCGGTGGCGGCGTCATGCTGCCCGCCGTGCTGTTCGGCGGTGCCTTCGGCCTGCTGTTCTCCGTGATCGGGTACTCGCTGACGCGCGGTCGGCGCGACTTCGCGTCGTCGAGCCAGATCGTCGCCACGTCCTACTCGGTGCTGTGCCCGGCCGAGCACGCCAACAAGGCCCGGCACCTCCTCGCGGAGACCGGCGGCGTCGTGTCCGGCTGGCCGGAGCCCCCGCGGCCCCCGGTGCCGGGACCGGTCTCGACGCCGGAGTCGCCGACGGTGCCCCCGGCGGCCGCACCGACCGCACCGCCGACGGTGCCCCCGCCCGCACCCCCGACGCAGCCGCCGGCGCCCCCGACGACCTGA